Genomic window (Allostreptomyces psammosilenae):
CGGCTCCGCGATCTTCAACGGTCCGGACGTCCCCGGTTACGTGACCCTGCTGGTTGCCATCACCGGGCTCTCCGGCACCCAGATGATCATGCTGGGCGTGGTGGGCGAGTACGTGGGACGCATCTACTACGAGGTCAAGCGGCGCCCGCACTACCTGGTGCGCCGCTCCAACATCGACAGCGCCCTGGAGCCGCTCGCCGTGCGGTTCTCCGGACGGGACGGCGGACGCCCCGAGTCCGAGCTGGTCGGCCAGCGCTCCGCCCAGGGCGTGGGGCGCTGATGTTCTGGCAGGCGGTCCGCTTCGGCCTGGTCGGTGTGGTCAACACCGGCACGTACTACGCCCTGTACCTGCTCGGCCTCTCCTTCCTGCCCTATCTGGTGGCGCACGTCGGGGCCTTCGCGCTGAGCATGGTCGGCTCGTTCTTCATGAACTCCTGGTTCACCTACCGCACCCGTCCGACCTGGCGGAAGTTCCTGCTGTTCCCGCTCACCAACGTCACCAACTTCGTGATCACCACCGGCGGCGTCTACGTGCTGGTGGACCTGGTGGGCATGGGGGACCGCTTCGCCCCGCTGGTCGCGGCGATGGCCGCGATCCCGGTCACCTTCCTGGTGTCGCGGGTGATCATGCTGCGCCCGGACGGTCCGGCCGCGGGCAAGGAGACGGCCGCGGGCAAGGAGACGGCCGTGAACGCGGAGACGGCCGCCAGCCGGGGGGCCGGCGCGCCGCCGGTCCCCGGCCAGGCGGGCGCGGCGGCCGGGCGCCCCACCGCGGACGTCCCCGCCGGTGCCGGCGGTGGAGCCGACCCGCGGGGCTGACGTCGTCGGCGGCCACCGCCCCGGCGGGGCCGCCGGCGCCCGCACGACGCGCGAACGCGAGGAGGGGGATCGACCCGGTGGTCGATCCCCCTCCTCGCGTCTTGGCCCCGTCGCCCGGAACCGGCGCCGGGCCGGTCAGAACCGGTTGCGGACCGTCATCGCGACCTTGCGGACCACCGGGTTCTTGCGCAGGCGGCGCGCCCGGACGGGCAGCCCCCCGGGCAGCTCCAGCGCGGTCAGCCGGCGCCGCTTGAAGTAGCGCTTCTCGGCGGGCAGGTGGGTGTTGAGCCAGGCGATGGTCTCCTCCCGCAGGTGCGGGTACGCCTCGGAGCGCATGCAGTAGCCCACGGCCCGCACCAGCGGCGCCAGCCGGTCCACCGTGCCGGCCTCGTCCAGCAGCAGGCCGCCGTCGGCGCGCCGCAGCGCCTGCGGGTCGCCGAGGTCCGGGACGAGCGTGTCCACGACGACCACCGGGATCCGGTTGCTGTTCTCGTAGGGCGTCAGGCGCTCGAACAGCAGCTCGGTGCCCACCCGGGCCACGGGGATGTCGTAGAGCGCCGCGGCGGTCAGCAGCGCCGTGGAGAAGCAGCCGACCACCAGGCCCGGCCGGAGCGTCTCGTAGAGCACCTCGGCGAGCACCGGCTGGTCGTACACGCTCAGGGTGGCCCCGGCGGCGGAGGCGGCCTCCTCCAGGGCGCGCGAGTAGCGCTCGGGCGCGGAGGGGTGCGGCTTGAACACCACGTTCCGGTGGCCCGCGGCGACCGCGCCGCGCACCATCCGCACGTGGAGCTCCTCCTCCTCCTGCGGGGTGAGGATGTCCAGCGCCGCGAGGTACTGGCCGAGCAGCAGGGCGGGGCCCTGCGCGCCCTCCTCGACGACCGGACGGGCCGCCGCGACCGCCGCCGCGGAGGCGGTGGTGACCTCCGCCAGCACCTTGCGCACGGCGTCGAGCGGCACCGTCTCGGCGGGGACCTGGTACTCGGACAGCAGCAGCGGACGCAGCCCCGGGGCCAGGTCGAGGTAGAGCAGCCGGCGGATGCGCCGGTGCAGGGACGGCGGGAGCTTGTCCCGGGTGGGGCCGTAGCTCATCAGGCCGTCGGCGTAGACCTCGACCGGCGCGTCCGGGAAGACGGCGGCGATGGCGCGGGCCGGGTTGACCTGGATGGACTCCAGTAGCAGCTCCACCGGCTCGTCGCCGAGGTCGAGCTCGCGGCGGAAGGCCCGCTCCCACAGCACGCAGTCGTCCGCGCGGGGCGACCAGCCGCTCGGGTGGTAGGGCCGGATGACCTGGTTCCAGGACACCACCGCGTCGAAGGCCGGCCGAAGCGCCTCGAACCCGGGCATCTCGTCCAGGGCGGGCGTGATCTCCGGCACGGCGACGTTGTTGCACACCAGCAGGATGGTGCGGTCACCCGGGCGGTCCTCGCCGAACATGCCGGCGTCCAGCGCCGCGGCGACGGTCGCGGCCCCGTACAGGGTGGAGGCGGCGGCGATCCTGATCACAGGCTGACCGCCGTCCGCACGCGACCGCGCAGGCGGCCCAGCAGCGCCCGCCGCTCCGGGGGCATGGCGTCGAACGTCTGCTTCAGCACGTCCTGGTCCATCGAGTCCAGCGCCTCCCGCGCCATGGTGCGCAGCCGGCGCGCGACCTCCGGCTCGTACCGCTCCGAGTTCTTCAGGTGGTGGGCGATGATCGCGCAGTAGGTCCGGACGGCCTTGGGCATCAGGCGGCCGACCTCCGGGTCGTCGGCCAGCTCGGCCAGGACGGTGTCGAACGACGCGATGAAGTCCAGCTGCCGGATGTCGCCGATCTGGGTCAGCGAGGAGCTGATGCCGCGCCGGTAGAACAGGCCGTGCAGGCTGACGACGGCGTAGGACTCGGCCTTGCGGTGCAGGCGCCAGATCCAGGGGCGGTCCTCGGCGGTGCGCAGCTGGGCGTCGAAGCGCAGCAGCTCGCGGTCCATGCGCTCGCCGTCGAAGACGCCGGCCCAGGCGTACGGGTAGTCCACCATGGTGGACTGGTCCGCCGGTAGTATCGAGTCGCGGGGGTCCAGCACCTGGTTGCGGCGCGCCTCCGGCGCCCGGTGGATGACCCGCTTGCGCCCCGTCACCTGGACGTGGTCCACCCGGATGAAGTCGCAGCCGTGCCGCTCGATGGCGGCGAGCAGTTGCTCCAGGTAACCGGGCCCCAGCCAGTCGTCGCCGTCCAGGAACGCGATGTAGCGCCCCTGCGCCGCGTCCAGCCCGGTGTTGCGGGCCCCGGCGAGGCCGCGGTTGACCTCGTGGTGGATCACCCGGGCGTTGGGCAGACGGGGGGCGAAGCGCTCCAATATCTCGGGTGTCGCGTCCCTGGCGCAGTCGTTCACCAGCAGGAATTCGAAGTCGTCCCTGGCGTTGACGGCGAGGCTGCGCAGTGTGTCCGGAGCATACTCCTGCACATTGTAGAAAGGGACGATGACCGAAAGCTTCACAAGGGGACTCCAGATACCGGCAGTGATGGGGCGGGGTGCAGGGCCACGCCCGGATGGAGACTACTGCGTCCGTCGTCGCGTCCGGCCGCACGTGTCGGCCACTCTAGTGGCCGTGCTCGGGTGTTCGATGCCGTACAGGTGTACTGAGGGTGAACGACGGATGTGTGTGCGATGAACTCGGTGTGTGAGTTGCCGGTGACGGCGGCCGAAAAGCCGCCAATTGGTGACCGATTTGTAACAGTCTGACCCCGATGTGGATACTTGTCTGCCGCCTGTTAACCTCTCATTAGCTTACTGTTGGGCATGGCGTCATCGATCCTTCCTACGTTTCTCTCCGTGCCCGTTCTGAACCGCCCCTGCCCCCCGCATCCCCGAAGGATCGGCGAACTCCTCCGCCACCACGGGATCCGGCCGGCGGCAACGCCCCTGACGCCCGGGGTGGAGCGGAACAGCAGGCGATTCCCGGGAGCAGGCGAGTGACACGGAAACACATGCGCATCGACGTCTTCGCGGACTCCGACTCGCGCTGGAAGTGGGGCGCGCTGCTGGCGCGCCAGATCGACGGCGACGCGGAGCTGCACGCGCACTTCCTGCGCGGCCGCGCCACCCCCACCCGGCGCCAGCTGGAGGAGGTCGGCGTACGTCCCGACTTCGCCCGTGAGGTCACCATGGCGGAGCTCCTCGCCGATTCCGGCCTGCGCACCGCGGACGTCGTCATCCTCGCCGGAGTCGGCGGCACCATCGCCTCCGCCCTGCACGGCCTGCGGCGCGCCTGGGGCGACGCGCCCCGCCGCCCGGTCGTCGTCACCGGCTACGTCGGCGTCGTCTACGAGAAGCTCACCGACGGCCTGCTGCTGCGCGCCGGCGCCGACGTCGTCCTGGCCAACAGCGCCGCCGACGTCGACCGCTTCCGCGCCGTCTACGAACCCCTCGGCGTCGACCCCGACTCCGTCGTGCGCACGGCGCTCCCCTTCCTCGGCGGCGCCCCCTACGAACCCGCCGCCAGCGAACGCGGGGAACGCCGCTACACGGTGTGCTTCGTCACCCAGCCCTCCAGCCCCGCCGACCGCGCCGAACGGATGTACCTCATCCGGCGCGCCGCGGAGCACGCCCGCCGCCACCCCGAACGCGACGTGCTGGTCAAGCTGCGCAGCCGCCCCGGCGAGCACACCACCCACATCGAGGAGTACCCCTACCAGCACCTGGTGCGCCGCCTGCCGAACGGGGCCCCGCCCAACCTCCAGCTCGTCTACGGCAACATGTCCGACGTCCTGGACCGCACCGACCTGTGCGTCACCGTCAGCTCCACCGCCGCCCTGGAGGCCATGTACCGCGGCATCCCCACCGCGGTCCTCACCGACCTCGGCGTCCGCGAGGTGCTCGGCAACCACCAGTTCGTCGGCTCCGGCTGCGCCACCTCCTGGGACGCCATAGACGCCGGCGCCGCCCCCGTCGCCGACCCGGCCTGGCTGCGCCGCCACGGCGTCGACGACGACGAACCCTTCCGCGCCCTGCGGGAGCGCATCGGCGAGCTCCGCGCCGCCGAGGCGCTGCCGCCCCTGCGCCCCTACTACACCGTGGAGAACGCCGGCGGCTACCTGCCGCGCATCCTCGCCCGGAACGGTCTGGACCCCCAGGGCGTCCCGCTCCGGGGGTTCAACGACTCCGCTGCCGCCCAGGCCGGCCCCGTGCCGGCCGCCCAGCGCGTGGTGCGCGAGGTCGTGCGCAACGGGGCGCGCACCGCCTACCGGGTCGCCGTGCAGCGCGTGGCGCCGGCGGTGCGTCGCTGGGGACAGCTCTGACGGCAGGCCCCTGCGGCGGCTGAAGCGGAGGTCCCCGCTCCGCTT
Coding sequences:
- a CDS encoding polysialyltransferase family glycosyltransferase, which gives rise to MIRIAAASTLYGAATVAAALDAGMFGEDRPGDRTILLVCNNVAVPEITPALDEMPGFEALRPAFDAVVSWNQVIRPYHPSGWSPRADDCVLWERAFRRELDLGDEPVELLLESIQVNPARAIAAVFPDAPVEVYADGLMSYGPTRDKLPPSLHRRIRRLLYLDLAPGLRPLLLSEYQVPAETVPLDAVRKVLAEVTTASAAAVAAARPVVEEGAQGPALLLGQYLAALDILTPQEEEELHVRMVRGAVAAGHRNVVFKPHPSAPERYSRALEEAASAAGATLSVYDQPVLAEVLYETLRPGLVVGCFSTALLTAAALYDIPVARVGTELLFERLTPYENSNRIPVVVVDTLVPDLGDPQALRRADGGLLLDEAGTVDRLAPLVRAVGYCMRSEAYPHLREETIAWLNTHLPAEKRYFKRRRLTALELPGGLPVRARRLRKNPVVRKVAMTVRNRF
- a CDS encoding glycosyltransferase family 2 protein — encoded protein: MWSPLVKLSVIVPFYNVQEYAPDTLRSLAVNARDDFEFLLVNDCARDATPEILERFAPRLPNARVIHHEVNRGLAGARNTGLDAAQGRYIAFLDGDDWLGPGYLEQLLAAIERHGCDFIRVDHVQVTGRKRVIHRAPEARRNQVLDPRDSILPADQSTMVDYPYAWAGVFDGERMDRELLRFDAQLRTAEDRPWIWRLHRKAESYAVVSLHGLFYRRGISSSLTQIGDIRQLDFIASFDTVLAELADDPEVGRLMPKAVRTYCAIIAHHLKNSERYEPEVARRLRTMAREALDSMDQDVLKQTFDAMPPERRALLGRLRGRVRTAVSL
- a CDS encoding DUF6716 putative glycosyltransferase, yielding MRIDVFADSDSRWKWGALLARQIDGDAELHAHFLRGRATPTRRQLEEVGVRPDFAREVTMAELLADSGLRTADVVILAGVGGTIASALHGLRRAWGDAPRRPVVVTGYVGVVYEKLTDGLLLRAGADVVLANSAADVDRFRAVYEPLGVDPDSVVRTALPFLGGAPYEPAASERGERRYTVCFVTQPSSPADRAERMYLIRRAAEHARRHPERDVLVKLRSRPGEHTTHIEEYPYQHLVRRLPNGAPPNLQLVYGNMSDVLDRTDLCVTVSSTAALEAMYRGIPTAVLTDLGVREVLGNHQFVGSGCATSWDAIDAGAAPVADPAWLRRHGVDDDEPFRALRERIGELRAAEALPPLRPYYTVENAGGYLPRILARNGLDPQGVPLRGFNDSAAAQAGPVPAAQRVVREVVRNGARTAYRVAVQRVAPAVRRWGQL